One Clostridia bacterium genomic region harbors:
- a CDS encoding tetratricopeptide repeat protein translates to MKKQIVMMMALVLLVGMLATSSVAQMTGKIRGVVKDESGKPIVDAQVTLTTVDSGRKATYKTDKNGEYFSLGFQPGTYNIVVTKNGQTLAQINKVPLTKFGDENVFNIDLAKERAAQGAQMSEEDKKRMAAAVAEREKVKGLNQMLAQAQAAKDAGNCEQAVQIMQPAATPDQTKEQIWAALAEYQVCAKQYTPAIESYKKAISLAPQNGGYHNNLGQAYLKNNQIDEAIAEYNTSAQIDPTNAGMYYFNLGAVLTNKGKVDEAIAVFDKAIAADPAKADAYYWKGVNMLGKATVDKTGKMTAPPGTAEALNKYLELAPEGPNAQAAKDLLASIGASVQTSFGKGKTKK, encoded by the coding sequence ATGAAAAAGCAGATCGTAATGATGATGGCGTTGGTGCTGCTCGTCGGGATGCTGGCCACCTCGTCCGTGGCTCAGATGACGGGCAAGATCCGCGGTGTGGTGAAGGACGAAAGCGGCAAACCGATCGTGGATGCGCAAGTCACGTTGACCACCGTCGATAGCGGGCGCAAAGCCACCTACAAGACAGACAAGAACGGCGAGTACTTCAGCCTCGGCTTCCAGCCGGGCACGTACAACATTGTCGTAACGAAGAACGGCCAGACCCTCGCGCAGATCAACAAGGTTCCGTTGACCAAGTTTGGCGATGAGAACGTCTTCAACATCGATCTTGCCAAGGAGCGTGCGGCGCAGGGCGCGCAGATGAGCGAAGAAGACAAGAAGCGCATGGCCGCCGCCGTGGCGGAACGGGAAAAGGTGAAGGGCCTGAACCAGATGCTGGCGCAAGCGCAGGCAGCGAAGGACGCAGGCAACTGCGAACAGGCAGTTCAAATCATGCAACCGGCCGCAACACCCGACCAGACGAAGGAGCAGATCTGGGCCGCGCTGGCCGAGTACCAGGTGTGCGCCAAGCAGTACACCCCAGCGATCGAGTCTTACAAAAAGGCAATCAGCCTCGCACCGCAGAATGGCGGATATCATAACAATCTGGGCCAGGCGTATTTGAAGAACAACCAGATTGATGAAGCGATCGCCGAGTACAACACCTCCGCCCAGATTGATCCCACAAATGCGGGTATGTACTATTTCAATCTCGGTGCCGTGCTGACGAACAAGGGCAAGGTGGACGAAGCGATCGCAGTGTTTGACAAGGCAATTGCTGCCGATCCGGCGAAGGCTGACGCTTACTACTGGAAGGGCGTCAATATGCTCGGCAAAGCCACGGTGGACAAGACGGGGAAGATGACCGCGCCTCCAGGCACCGCAGAAGCGCTGAACAAGTACCTGGAACTGGCTCCGGAAGGACCGAATGCACAGGCGGCAAAAGATCTGCTGGCCAGCATAGGCGCTTCTGTACAGACCTCGTTCGGCAAGGGCAAGACCAAGAAGTAA
- the glp gene encoding gephyrin-like molybdotransferase Glp, with the protein MTNLNTHSAVVDFRTARRMVDEYAQGLRPTGLERIPLLQSTGRVLAEAIRADRDLPPFSRATRDGFALRAADVQHPPVELHVIAEIRAGALSPESLPQVKPGEAVEIMTGAPVPPGADAVLMVEYTQRQGAKVSALRTVSPGENIVPRAAEAQSGAVLLPAGMRLDYAAIAVAASVGICEPAVYRRPRVCVISTGDEVVEISVQPGPHQIRNSNSYSLAAQILAAGGEPQILSIAPDEPKRLHELLAQGLDSDLLLLSGGVSMGKYDVVEQALAKFGARFQFTGVLMQPGKPLVFGDAARPGAGDARERRTSVRTPFFGLPGNPVSTMVTFEIFARPVIAALSGALPGTLRLTFGKLNSPIKTKTGLTRFLPAVLSGAFNECVVELAPWHGSGDIVATARANCYIVVPPDREHIADGEYVAVMLRGVEI; encoded by the coding sequence ATGACCAATCTAAACACACACTCGGCTGTTGTTGATTTCCGGACGGCGCGGAGGATGGTGGATGAGTACGCACAGGGACTGCGACCCACCGGCCTCGAACGTATTCCGCTGCTGCAATCCACGGGACGTGTACTAGCCGAGGCGATCCGGGCCGACCGCGACCTGCCGCCGTTCTCGCGCGCTACCCGCGACGGCTTCGCCTTACGCGCCGCAGATGTGCAGCATCCTCCTGTCGAACTTCATGTCATCGCCGAAATCCGTGCCGGCGCTCTTTCGCCGGAGTCCCTGCCGCAGGTTAAGCCGGGCGAGGCAGTCGAGATCATGACCGGTGCTCCGGTGCCGCCCGGCGCCGACGCCGTGCTGATGGTTGAGTACACCCAGCGGCAGGGTGCTAAGGTGAGCGCGCTTCGCACGGTTTCCCCGGGCGAGAACATTGTGCCGCGAGCTGCGGAAGCCCAATCGGGCGCGGTGCTACTGCCGGCTGGTATGCGCCTCGATTACGCTGCCATCGCTGTGGCGGCTTCGGTTGGCATCTGCGAACCGGCAGTTTACAGGCGCCCGCGCGTATGCGTTATCTCCACCGGCGATGAAGTAGTAGAGATAAGTGTGCAGCCCGGCCCCCACCAGATACGCAACTCCAACAGTTACTCGCTAGCCGCACAGATTCTCGCGGCTGGCGGAGAGCCGCAGATTCTGTCCATCGCTCCAGACGAGCCGAAGCGCCTGCATGAACTCCTCGCGCAAGGACTCGACTCCGACCTGCTGTTGCTGAGCGGCGGAGTTTCCATGGGCAAATACGACGTGGTCGAACAGGCGCTCGCCAAATTCGGTGCGCGTTTCCAGTTCACAGGCGTCTTGATGCAACCGGGCAAGCCGCTCGTCTTCGGCGATGCGGCACGACCGGGCGCAGGCGACGCGCGCGAACGGCGCACGTCCGTGCGAACACCGTTCTTTGGCTTACCCGGAAATCCGGTTTCGACGATGGTGACGTTCGAAATTTTCGCACGGCCGGTCATAGCCGCCCTTTCGGGAGCTTTGCCCGGGACTCTGAGGTTGACCTTTGGGAAGCTCAACTCGCCGATCAAAACCAAGACCGGCCTAACGCGCTTCCTGCCCGCAGTGCTTTCTGGGGCGTTCAACGAATGCGTGGTTGAACTCGCTCCTTGGCACGGCTCCGGCGATATAGTGGCGACGGCGCGCGCGAATTGCTACATTGTTGTGCCGCCCGACCGCGAGCATATCGCTGACGGCGAGTACGTGGCGGTCATGCTGCGTGGAGTCGAAATCTAA
- the moaC gene encoding cyclic pyranopterin monophosphate synthase MoaC gives MAGKLTHYDKSGRASMVDVSAKKITRRTAEARAFVAMKPEVLAALPQNPKGDPLEVARVAGIMACKRTSELIPMCHPVAVSHVDVHMELCENGVAISSQVTTTSVTGVEMEALVAASIAALTVYDMCKALDKGIEIRDVMLQRKTGGKSGDYRRKPNTVAKTARDKSARDKGK, from the coding sequence TTGGCTGGCAAACTTACGCATTACGACAAGTCGGGCCGCGCGTCGATGGTGGACGTGAGCGCAAAGAAAATCACGCGTCGCACCGCCGAGGCCAGAGCCTTTGTCGCCATGAAGCCTGAGGTGCTCGCGGCGCTGCCACAGAACCCGAAAGGTGATCCGCTGGAAGTAGCACGAGTGGCGGGAATCATGGCCTGCAAACGCACTTCCGAGCTAATACCGATGTGTCATCCGGTCGCCGTCTCGCACGTTGATGTGCATATGGAGCTATGCGAGAATGGCGTCGCAATCAGCTCACAAGTGACAACAACATCTGTTACCGGCGTTGAGATGGAAGCACTTGTCGCAGCCAGTATCGCCGCGCTTACCGTGTACGACATGTGCAAGGCCTTGGACAAGGGCATAGAGATTCGCGACGTAATGCTGCAACGGAAGACGGGCGGCAAGTCAGGCGACTATCGCCGCAAACCCAACACTGTCGCAAAGACTGCGCGGGATAAGAGCGCGCGAGATAAAGGGAAGTAG
- a CDS encoding DUF4388 domain-containing protein: MAGEIKVLLVDDNPMVLAMLRTALSPLATVRTAVGGEPALAMAAEDAPDLVVTDYQMAGTDGRQLIKALKSKSASAHIPIILLASKSHIHEKLKMLQDDVEDFIEKPFFVKEATARIKRVLDKIALEKMAREAPGESTLRGTLAQMNVIDLLQSLELGRKTCLLSFTSNGDRCEMYFNEGQINHATYGAVVGDEAVFKVLTWQTGNFQIDFTGGSAEQSISRSTQGLLMEGLRLLDEAGRDAEQDNVLDA; this comes from the coding sequence ATGGCCGGCGAAATCAAAGTCCTGCTGGTTGACGACAATCCGATGGTGCTGGCCATGCTACGGACGGCCCTGTCTCCGCTGGCAACCGTTCGAACCGCCGTAGGCGGCGAACCTGCACTGGCGATGGCGGCAGAAGATGCTCCCGACCTGGTGGTTACCGATTACCAGATGGCCGGTACCGATGGCCGTCAACTCATTAAGGCCTTGAAGTCGAAGTCTGCGTCTGCGCACATACCGATAATCCTGCTGGCCAGCAAAAGTCACATTCACGAGAAACTGAAGATGCTTCAGGACGATGTTGAGGATTTCATCGAGAAGCCATTCTTTGTGAAAGAGGCGACGGCGCGCATCAAGCGCGTGCTCGACAAGATCGCGCTGGAGAAGATGGCGCGTGAAGCGCCGGGAGAAAGCACCCTTCGTGGAACACTGGCGCAGATGAACGTGATCGACTTGCTGCAATCGCTGGAACTCGGACGCAAGACTTGCCTGCTGAGCTTCACGAGCAATGGCGACCGCTGCGAGATGTACTTCAACGAAGGCCAGATCAACCATGCCACTTACGGAGCCGTGGTCGGAGATGAAGCCGTGTTCAAGGTGCTGACATGGCAGACGGGAAACTTCCAGATTGATTTCACGGGCGGCAGCGCCGAGCAAAGCATCTCGCGCTCCACACAGGGCCTGCTGATGGAAGGACTGCGATTGCTGGATGAGGCCGGACGCGACGCTGAACAGGACAATGTGCTCGATGCGTAG
- a CDS encoding MogA/MoaB family molybdenum cofactor biosynthesis protein — MRRAVVITVSDSCARGERQDQSGPAVVRTLRANGFDVTATQIVPDDFETIQRALISSCDAANLVVTTGGTGIAERDVTPDATRGVCPRMIDGLAERMRQQGSKQTPFAALSRGVCGIRGCSLIVNLPGSPKAATESLAAIVDLLPHALDLLAGKTQHEAEQK, encoded by the coding sequence ATGCGTAGGGCCGTCGTGATCACCGTCAGCGATTCGTGCGCAAGGGGCGAGCGCCAGGACCAGTCGGGACCGGCGGTCGTGCGGACGCTGCGCGCCAATGGCTTCGACGTGACCGCAACCCAGATCGTTCCTGACGATTTCGAAACCATCCAGCGCGCATTGATCTCGTCGTGTGACGCTGCCAACCTGGTGGTGACGACCGGCGGCACCGGCATCGCCGAACGCGACGTGACGCCCGATGCCACGCGAGGCGTGTGCCCACGCATGATCGATGGCCTGGCGGAGCGCATGCGCCAGCAGGGCTCGAAGCAAACGCCATTCGCGGCACTCAGCCGCGGAGTGTGTGGAATCCGCGGGTGCTCGCTGATTGTGAACCTGCCCGGAAGCCCGAAGGCCGCGACGGAGTCGCTGGCGGCAATCGTCGATCTGCTGCCCCACGCGCTCGACCTGCTCGCCGGAAAAACACAACACGAAGCCGAACAGAAGTAG
- a CDS encoding AIPR family protein, producing the protein MTTTDLKVLDDILAESRTQFAPEMKEDDYFELFAAQQVLRDKQLDNEEVQYGITGRGEGGSDGGIDAIYLLVNGRLIRDEEQAQALRTLKQNIQVDLIVIQATRETSFVLQRLLRLKDTCSAILSLDLEPKHFSETYNEALLDVIGRFRIAHKVLSTKFPKFTLSYVYVSRGDVQSIAPLINDKACEIENDSKSLLPTITEATFKFIGARQLIEIAHKPPKSSFDLKCSDSVASDKCGLGAIALVKLSDYLRFITDENTGELLSYLFESNVRDYQGDVSVNEGIKSTLEHHGANEFWWLNNGITIVAEKLTPTTKQLIFEDPQIVNGLQTSQEIFNYFRSHPEAKKTDDRELVVRVIGSSNSDVHDSIIRATNSQTSIPAASLWATESIHRDIERVFKSSGLYYDRRKNSWRRRNEPLARVVGITELAQAVAAILLQEPDHARARPARYFQKANYHKVFNTKFDIGLYSVCAHVRKATEAYLRKAETDRRHRNNLLFYVMMATVSLHLRRPRASAGTIAQIDVGSIPETVFERALSIVRPIYVRFGETDRAAKGADLVAALRVEIVNTFNHRLKRVAVASK; encoded by the coding sequence ATGACTACGACTGATTTGAAAGTTCTAGACGATATTCTCGCTGAGAGCCGAACTCAATTCGCGCCAGAAATGAAAGAGGATGACTACTTTGAACTCTTTGCCGCCCAGCAAGTCCTTAGAGACAAGCAGCTAGACAATGAAGAAGTTCAGTACGGCATCACAGGGCGAGGCGAAGGCGGCTCCGATGGTGGAATTGATGCAATCTATCTTCTGGTGAACGGGCGATTGATTCGTGATGAGGAACAGGCGCAGGCGCTACGGACATTGAAACAGAACATTCAAGTTGACCTGATAGTGATACAGGCGACCAGAGAAACAAGTTTCGTGCTACAGCGCCTCCTGCGACTCAAAGACACTTGTTCTGCAATCTTATCTCTTGACCTTGAACCTAAACATTTTTCCGAGACATACAATGAGGCGTTGCTTGACGTAATTGGCCGATTTCGGATCGCTCATAAAGTGTTGAGCACGAAGTTCCCGAAATTCACCCTCTCTTATGTTTACGTGTCCAGAGGTGACGTTCAATCAATCGCGCCACTAATAAATGACAAAGCCTGCGAGATAGAAAATGACTCAAAGTCATTGCTGCCGACCATAACCGAGGCCACGTTCAAATTTATTGGTGCACGACAGCTAATTGAAATTGCGCACAAGCCCCCGAAGTCGTCATTCGACCTTAAATGCTCTGACTCAGTCGCTTCGGATAAGTGCGGTTTAGGGGCCATCGCACTCGTTAAGTTGTCTGACTATCTCCGGTTCATTACCGACGAGAACACTGGCGAACTGTTGTCGTACCTTTTCGAATCGAATGTTCGAGATTATCAAGGCGACGTTTCCGTGAATGAAGGAATCAAGTCAACTCTAGAGCACCATGGTGCGAACGAATTTTGGTGGCTCAACAATGGTATTACCATCGTTGCTGAGAAACTTACTCCGACCACGAAACAGTTGATTTTCGAAGACCCTCAGATTGTCAACGGGCTTCAAACGTCTCAAGAAATCTTCAACTACTTTCGGTCACACCCAGAGGCGAAAAAGACAGACGACCGTGAGTTGGTGGTACGTGTTATTGGGTCGTCAAACAGCGATGTCCACGATTCCATCATCCGAGCAACAAACAGCCAAACTAGCATTCCCGCCGCCTCGCTGTGGGCAACGGAGTCAATTCATAGGGACATCGAGCGAGTGTTCAAGTCTTCTGGACTGTACTATGACAGGCGCAAGAATTCTTGGCGCCGGAGGAACGAGCCACTTGCTCGTGTCGTTGGCATAACTGAGCTGGCGCAAGCGGTAGCAGCGATTCTATTACAAGAACCAGATCACGCCCGCGCTCGCCCAGCCCGATATTTCCAAAAAGCAAATTACCACAAAGTATTTAACACAAAGTTTGATATCGGCTTGTATAGCGTGTGTGCGCATGTTCGAAAAGCAACAGAGGCATATCTACGTAAAGCGGAGACCGACAGGCGCCATCGCAACAACCTGCTTTTTTACGTCATGATGGCTACCGTGAGTTTGCATCTCAGAAGACCAAGAGCCAGCGCAGGCACTATAGCTCAAATAGATGTCGGTTCGATTCCCGAAACAGTGTTTGAAAGGGCTTTAAGTATCGTCAGGCCGATTTACGTGAGATTCGGTGAGACTGATAGAGCAGCCAAGGGTGCTGACCTTGTAGCAGCGCTCAGGGTCGAAATTGTGAATACATTCAATCACAGGCTGAAGCGGGTGGCAGTCGCTTCAAAATAA
- a CDS encoding diacylglycerol kinase family protein, with protein MRKAVLIYNPFAGGGRGERQNAIEAVASVLRAGGIDAALAPTRAAGSAPEQVREALREGCDMVVACGGDGTVHEVLQGLAETSSNASLGLIPLGTGNVLAKDLGLPANPIAAARSLLQFRPKRIAAGKLCYCNAAGEAVARYFTVAAGVGAHAQLIYAANANVKQQRGLVAYYTKGFHVLFTHPFAPFEAEVTRVDGETMRGTVQEIVAMRVRSFGGMLKRWMPGGALEHDYLQLVVIRDASRRGLVPYTAATILGSKWRPAGVEIMPAARVLCKPAACPIGETARIHVQADGEIIGQMPLEISIVPNAFTLLMPRA; from the coding sequence GTGCGCAAGGCCGTCCTGATCTACAACCCATTCGCCGGGGGCGGGCGCGGCGAGCGCCAAAATGCGATCGAAGCCGTTGCGTCCGTGCTGCGTGCGGGTGGCATAGATGCTGCGCTGGCGCCCACGCGTGCCGCTGGATCAGCCCCGGAGCAGGTGCGCGAGGCGCTGCGCGAAGGCTGCGATATGGTCGTCGCCTGCGGAGGCGACGGCACCGTTCACGAGGTGTTGCAGGGCTTGGCGGAGACGTCAAGCAATGCGTCGCTCGGCTTGATTCCCCTGGGTACCGGGAATGTATTGGCGAAGGACCTTGGGCTTCCTGCAAATCCAATTGCCGCAGCACGCTCGCTGTTGCAGTTCCGGCCGAAGCGAATCGCCGCGGGAAAGCTGTGCTACTGCAACGCTGCCGGCGAGGCCGTGGCGCGCTACTTCACAGTAGCGGCCGGCGTTGGCGCGCATGCGCAACTGATCTATGCGGCCAATGCCAACGTGAAGCAGCAGCGCGGCCTGGTTGCGTACTACACAAAGGGATTCCATGTGTTGTTCACGCATCCGTTTGCACCCTTCGAGGCGGAGGTAACGCGCGTGGACGGTGAGACCATGCGCGGCACGGTGCAGGAGATCGTCGCCATGCGCGTTCGTTCCTTCGGTGGGATGCTAAAGCGCTGGATGCCGGGTGGTGCGCTGGAGCACGACTATCTGCAACTGGTCGTAATTCGTGATGCGTCGCGTCGCGGATTGGTGCCCTACACGGCGGCAACCATACTTGGGTCGAAATGGAGACCGGCGGGAGTGGAGATCATGCCGGCGGCACGCGTTCTCTGCAAGCCTGCTGCGTGCCCCATCGGCGAGACGGCGCGCATCCACGTGCAGGCCGATGGTGAAATTATCGGGCAGATGCCGCTGGAAATTTCCATTGTGCCGAATGCCTTTACGCTGCTGATGCCGAGAGCGTAG
- a CDS encoding metal-dependent hydrolase, whose translation MEPVTHFLTGACMARAGFTRKTALATATMVLAAEAPDIDMLWYLGGSSVGFVHHRGFTHTLIGIPVLSALVVVLMYAWHRWRSRGEGPFPRPAGEAGPLAPRWGVLFALACLAGYAHLLLDFTNNYGVRPFFPFNAKWYSWDIVYIIEPVILVVLLVGLVLPMLFSLVNEEIGAQRTTSRGRGGAIFALVALLMIWGFRDFQHRRAVEALRSMVYQNEPPLRVSAYPYHTNPFAWHGVVETDTFYETVHVDSSRPEVDPNGRALVYYKPEETAAIRAAKDSYLGRGYFDWSVYPVIEQEKRNPEGGYVVRFRDLRFATPERRFTPLSAYVLLDENLKVMDAGFRSRNPVRDRLESDAPPENGGTR comes from the coding sequence TTGGAACCAGTCACACACTTCTTGACCGGGGCCTGTATGGCCCGCGCCGGATTCACGCGCAAAACCGCGCTGGCAACCGCGACCATGGTGCTCGCCGCCGAAGCCCCAGATATCGACATGCTGTGGTACCTCGGAGGAAGCAGCGTCGGCTTTGTCCATCATCGCGGCTTCACCCATACCCTCATTGGCATACCCGTTCTTTCCGCCTTGGTGGTCGTTTTGATGTATGCGTGGCATCGCTGGCGAAGTCGAGGCGAAGGCCCGTTTCCAAGGCCGGCTGGAGAGGCCGGGCCGCTGGCTCCGCGCTGGGGTGTGCTGTTCGCGCTTGCGTGCCTCGCCGGCTATGCCCACCTCCTGCTAGATTTCACCAACAACTACGGAGTGAGACCGTTCTTTCCGTTCAATGCGAAGTGGTATTCGTGGGACATCGTTTACATTATCGAACCGGTGATTCTGGTCGTGCTGTTAGTGGGACTCGTGCTCCCCATGTTGTTCTCGCTGGTCAATGAGGAGATCGGCGCACAGCGCACAACATCACGCGGACGCGGAGGTGCCATCTTCGCGCTGGTTGCGCTGCTGATGATCTGGGGATTCCGCGACTTTCAGCATCGCCGGGCAGTAGAGGCGCTGCGCTCGATGGTTTACCAGAACGAGCCGCCATTGCGAGTATCCGCTTACCCCTACCATACCAATCCGTTCGCCTGGCACGGGGTGGTGGAGACGGACACGTTCTACGAAACGGTTCACGTGGATTCGTCGCGTCCGGAAGTGGACCCGAATGGGCGTGCGCTGGTTTACTACAAGCCCGAGGAGACCGCCGCTATTCGTGCAGCGAAGGATTCGTATCTCGGACGTGGATATTTCGACTGGTCGGTGTACCCGGTGATCGAACAAGAGAAGCGCAACCCGGAAGGTGGCTACGTCGTGCGCTTCCGTGATCTGCGCTTTGCGACTCCGGAGCGCCGATTTACGCCGCTGAGCGCCTATGTGCTGCTGGATGAGAATCTAAAGGTGATGGACGCGGGCTTCCGTTCCAGGAACCCTGTTCGCGACCGCTTGGAAAGCGACGCGCCTCCCGAGAACGGCGGAACGCGCTGA
- a CDS encoding DUF6580 family putative transport protein yields MLAYLFVVAAIALRFLPHPLSFTPVAASLLFFGARMPRKHAWIPLAMLAASDVILTKVMYGYPLTADHVLTWAWYAAILGLGSLLANNGSALRIAGASLTASISFFVVSNFAVWMVWDMYPKTLSGLMTSYVAAVPYFRNTLASDLLFTAVVFSIGIAVEAFSGKTANRSATA; encoded by the coding sequence ATGCTGGCGTACCTGTTCGTTGTTGCTGCAATCGCACTCCGCTTCCTGCCCCACCCGCTGAGCTTCACTCCTGTTGCTGCCTCGCTGTTGTTCTTTGGCGCCAGGATGCCTCGCAAGCATGCCTGGATTCCGCTTGCGATGCTGGCTGCGAGCGACGTGATCTTGACCAAGGTTATGTACGGCTATCCGCTTACTGCCGACCACGTCCTGACGTGGGCGTGGTATGCCGCAATCCTCGGTCTGGGCTCGTTGCTGGCCAACAATGGCAGCGCGCTACGCATTGCCGGCGCTTCGTTGACGGCTTCTATCTCATTCTTCGTGGTCAGTAACTTTGCCGTGTGGATGGTCTGGGACATGTATCCGAAGACGCTGAGCGGCCTGATGACCTCCTACGTTGCCGCGGTTCCCTACTTCCGCAATACGTTAGCGTCTGACCTGCTGTTCACGGCGGTCGTGTTCAGCATCGGTATTGCCGTCGAAGCGTTTTCCGGCAAGACCGCGAACCGCTCGGCCACAGCATAG
- a CDS encoding carboxypeptidase-like regulatory domain-containing protein → MKKTLAVSVLLLAAVAMATGQIGGARDSVEVAQQRMRSLVGQVTDKGDRPLPSAIVYLKNTKTLTVKTFIADSEGGYRFHALSPNVDYEVHAEVNGKASDSKTLSAFDSRAEARINLKVDVR, encoded by the coding sequence GTGAAAAAGACTCTCGCCGTAAGTGTGCTGCTGCTGGCCGCTGTTGCCATGGCAACCGGTCAGATCGGAGGTGCGCGCGATTCGGTTGAGGTTGCCCAACAGCGGATGCGCTCGCTCGTTGGCCAGGTAACCGACAAAGGCGATCGACCTCTGCCGAGTGCCATCGTATACCTGAAGAACACGAAAACACTGACAGTGAAAACCTTCATCGCCGATAGCGAAGGCGGCTACCGTTTTCACGCGCTCTCGCCCAATGTGGATTATGAAGTCCACGCCGAAGTGAACGGCAAGGCGAGCGATTCCAAAACGCTAAGCGCATTCGATAGCCGCGCCGAAGCGCGCATCAATTTGAAGGTTGACGTGCGGTAA
- a CDS encoding M28 family metallopeptidase, which produces MNHRYSFLWVAVLMMSTGVAVAQQKSDAASSTNRPDAAVRKAITQVEAANLRNTVDKLVSFHTRHTLSVDMPPASGKGIAAARDWIRSEFERYSKDCGGCLDVRLDSFTEAPTERIPKPTELSNVYAVLRGTDAANAKRVYLITGHYDTRASETNDFESASPGANDDGSGVAVVLESARVLSKSKFPATIVFMAVAGEEQGLNGARHFAKMAKAEGWNVEAVLNDDTVGGDKSDPRQDRTIVRVFSEGIPLSANPQQIRAIRATGSESDSSSRQLARYIVDVGRQYLPARGLQPKMIFRSDRFLRGGDHTAFNEQGYAAVRFTEYRENYNHQHQNPRTENGIEYGDLPKFVDFDYAANVARLNVATLASLASAPAPPSQVRLLTKNLENDSTLRWEAAPGGLATAYEVLWRTTTSPTWDNVERVGSATMATIPRSKDNVIFAVRSVDSKGHRSLPVIPVPER; this is translated from the coding sequence ATGAATCACAGATACAGCTTTCTTTGGGTGGCCGTTCTGATGATGTCGACCGGAGTCGCGGTTGCCCAGCAGAAATCGGATGCTGCTTCCAGCACGAACCGTCCCGATGCCGCCGTTCGGAAGGCGATTACCCAAGTCGAAGCCGCGAACCTCAGGAACACTGTAGATAAGCTGGTCTCGTTCCACACACGCCACACTCTCTCCGTCGATATGCCGCCCGCTTCGGGCAAAGGCATCGCTGCCGCGCGCGATTGGATCAGGTCCGAATTCGAGCGTTACAGCAAGGATTGCGGCGGCTGTCTCGACGTGCGCCTGGACTCGTTCACCGAAGCGCCCACCGAGCGCATCCCGAAGCCGACAGAACTTTCCAATGTTTATGCGGTTCTCCGTGGTACTGATGCGGCGAATGCGAAGCGAGTTTACCTCATCACAGGGCATTACGATACTCGCGCGTCCGAGACCAACGACTTTGAAAGTGCATCGCCGGGCGCGAATGACGATGGTAGCGGCGTCGCCGTCGTGCTGGAATCGGCGCGCGTGTTGAGCAAGTCGAAGTTCCCGGCCACCATTGTCTTCATGGCCGTGGCTGGCGAAGAGCAGGGATTGAACGGCGCACGTCACTTCGCGAAGATGGCGAAGGCGGAAGGGTGGAATGTCGAAGCCGTACTCAACGATGACACGGTTGGCGGCGACAAATCCGATCCCAGGCAGGACCGCACGATCGTTCGCGTCTTCTCCGAGGGGATTCCACTTTCGGCAAATCCGCAGCAGATTCGGGCGATTCGCGCCACCGGCTCAGAGAGCGACTCCAGCTCGCGGCAACTCGCGCGGTACATCGTCGATGTCGGACGCCAGTATCTGCCGGCGCGTGGCCTCCAACCGAAGATGATCTTCCGCAGCGACCGCTTCCTGCGCGGTGGCGACCACACGGCATTCAACGAACAGGGTTATGCTGCCGTCCGGTTCACCGAGTACCGGGAGAACTACAATCATCAACACCAGAACCCTCGGACGGAAAATGGCATCGAATATGGTGACCTGCCTAAGTTTGTCGATTTCGATTATGCGGCAAACGTGGCGCGCCTGAATGTCGCGACGCTGGCTTCTCTGGCCTCGGCTCCCGCGCCGCCATCACAGGTCCGGCTCCTCACGAAGAACTTGGAGAACGACAGCACTCTACGCTGGGAAGCGGCGCCAGGTGGCCTCGCGACCGCATACGAAGTGCTCTGGCGCACGACGACCTCGCCCACTTGGGACAACGTCGAGAGGGTTGGCAGTGCGACTATGGCCACGATTCCGCGCTCCAAGGACAACGTGATCTTTGCCGTACGCTCAGTCGATTCGAAGGGGCATCGCAGCCTTCCGGTCATCCCGGTTCCGGAACGCTGA